A single genomic interval of Pochonia chlamydosporia 170 chromosome 7, whole genome shotgun sequence harbors:
- a CDS encoding FAD dependent oxidoreductase (similar to Metarhizium robertsii ARSEF 23 XP_007826205.1) — MASSSADTIVIVGAGIIGLDVALVLSKRGLGRQITIVAEHLPGDTSPSYTSPWAGCNLSCISGSDQKALRWDQLGYAHLMNLATHNEAESFVSKTQSVEYWDANTPHDKIKSISQYLEDFKVTPKQDLPQGVEFGMTCTSVTVNAPKHLIYLYSLLKDHYGVRFVRQKLPSIQAAYASPRTRLVFNCTGNAAKTLPGVEDSKCFPTRGQVVLARAPMMRKNVMRHGRDYETYIIPRPQSNGNVILGGFMQKGNRFVSDFHVKQSECVNRIFLGSDPSTYGHETDSIVSRTKELRPQELRDGPCEILAVFAGARPSREGGARVERDSISVGGSKRVLVHNYGAGGTGFQAGYGMALDAVACVDDILKELERSAQAKL; from the exons atggcttcctctTCGGCAGATACAATCGTGATTGTGGG CGCGGGTATTATTGGCCTTGACGTCGCCCTTGTCCTTTCCAAGCGTGGATTGGGCAGGCAGATTACAATAGTCGCCGAACATCTCCCAGGTGATACTTCGCCTTCATACACTTCTCCATG GGCTGGATGCAACCTTTCATGTATATCTGGGAGCGACCAAAAAGCTCTTCGATGGGATCAATTGGGTTACGCCCATCTAATGAACTTGGCCACGCACAATGAAGCCGAGTCATTCGTATCAAAAACGCAATCCGTGGAGTACTGGGATGCCAACACTCCTCATGACAAGATCAAGTCTATTTCGCAGTATCTCGAGGAT TTCAAAGTCACCCCGAAGCAAGACCTACCCCAGGGCGTCGAATTCGGCATGACGTGTACTTCTGTAACCGTCAACGCCCCTAAACATCTCATATATCTCTATTCTTTGCTCAAAGAccactacggagtacgttTCGTTCGACAAAAGCTGCCCAGCATCCAAGCGGCTTATGCCAGTCCACGGACCCGACTCGTCTTTAACTGCACTGGCAATGCGGCCAAGACTCTGCCAGGAGTAGAGGATAGCAAGTGCTTCCCTACCCGCGGCCAAGTTGTTCTAGCACGAGCACCAATGATGCGCAAGAATGTGATGCGCCATGGCCGAGATTATGAAACCTACATTATTCCGAGACCGCAGTCAAATGGAAATGTGATCCTGGGTGGATTCATGCAAAAGGGCAACAGGTTCGTATCCGACTTTCACGTAAAACAGTCCGAGTGTGTTAATCGTATCTTTCTTGGTAGTGACCCCTCGACGTATGGCCACGAAACGGACTCGATAGTGAGTCGTACAAAGGAACTTCGCCCACAAGAGCTGCGAGACGGTCCTTGTGAGATTCTGGCAGTCTTTGCAGGCGCCAGACCATCCCGCGAAGGTGGAGCACGAGTTGAAAGAGATAGTATATCTGTCGGGGGGTCCAAGCGAGTTCTTGTTCACAACTATGGTGCTGGTGGCACTGGATTCCAAGCTGGATATGGCATGGC